Proteins co-encoded in one Bacillus infantis NRRL B-14911 genomic window:
- a CDS encoding TetR/AcrR family transcriptional regulator, whose product MDGFQRRKEQKQRHILEAAIKLFMDSGIHKVSISEIAKEAHVSQVTIYNYFESKHKLIHEVFLYYVDKASSEFEQLISSNDAFPDKVKKIIFNKKENANGIHEEFYQYMMKEYSVEGNYIDKIYEDKAIPLFKELFRQGHEQGYINPDLSFESMLFYVQMMKEYFQREEVYSKALPLTEDITNIFFYGIIGKKEDR is encoded by the coding sequence TTGGACGGATTTCAGCGCAGAAAAGAACAAAAGCAGCGCCATATACTTGAGGCTGCCATTAAACTGTTTATGGACTCGGGAATTCATAAAGTGTCTATATCAGAAATTGCGAAGGAAGCACATGTTTCACAAGTGACCATATATAATTATTTTGAAAGCAAGCATAAGCTCATCCATGAGGTATTCCTCTATTATGTTGACAAAGCATCCAGTGAATTTGAGCAGCTAATCAGCAGCAATGATGCATTTCCGGATAAAGTGAAGAAAATCATTTTTAATAAAAAGGAAAATGCCAATGGAATCCACGAAGAGTTTTATCAATATATGATGAAGGAGTATTCTGTGGAAGGCAATTATATAGATAAAATCTATGAGGATAAAGCCATCCCCCTTTTCAAGGAGCTGTTCAGGCAAGGGCATGAACAAGGATATATCAATCCTGATCTTTCGTTTGAGAGTATGCTGTTCTATGTACAGATGATGAAGGAGTATTTTCAGCGGGAAGAGGTATACAGCAAGGCTTTGCCGCTGACTGAAGATATTACAAATATATTTTTCTATGGAATTATAGGGAAAAAGGAAGACCGCTAG
- a CDS encoding YkvS family protein, with translation MAKEGDTIRFKRHDLTITGTVVKVKEESVLVQISDEDALLLKIDTPITVVSHKNYKIV, from the coding sequence ATGGCAAAAGAGGGAGATACAATCAGATTTAAAAGGCATGACCTTACCATTACCGGAACGGTTGTGAAGGTTAAAGAAGAAAGCGTTCTTGTCCAAATAAGCGATGAGGATGCACTGCTGTTAAAAATTGATACACCAATAACGGTTGTATCGCATAAAAATTACAAGATTGTCTGA
- a CDS encoding DUF6254 family protein, with amino-acid sequence MTQSKKQEERQWRQRKETQHPHGKVKSFDQLADEPGKGGRS; translated from the coding sequence ATGACACAGTCTAAAAAGCAGGAAGAAAGACAGTGGCGGCAGAGAAAAGAAACTCAGCATCCGCATGGTAAGGTTAAATCATTTGATCAGCTGGCTGATGAACCCGGCAAAGGCGGACGCTCCTGA
- a CDS encoding CBO0543 family protein, translating into MGRNASDRKVLWFMSIFSICILFFTLRKPPIKDWLLAYLFNAYTNGIIDKYVVSKKLVSYPVRFLPKLSDINILFDYLFYPTASLLANQVTSRDKGVLLFVKMIVITFIIFRIESWAERRTKLVKWQKGWTGYHSFASLTIKSLLNRYIIETIRKVDYKQQRAFLNKNRH; encoded by the coding sequence ATGGGACGAAATGCTTCAGACAGAAAAGTACTATGGTTCATGTCTATTTTTTCAATCTGCATCCTCTTTTTCACCTTAAGGAAACCGCCCATTAAAGATTGGCTTCTTGCATACCTTTTCAATGCGTACACAAATGGGATCATTGATAAATATGTTGTCAGCAAGAAGCTTGTTTCCTATCCTGTCCGGTTTTTGCCAAAGCTGAGTGATATCAATATACTATTTGACTATCTGTTTTACCCGACAGCCTCCCTGCTTGCCAACCAGGTGACAAGCAGGGACAAAGGGGTGCTTCTTTTTGTTAAAATGATTGTCATTACTTTTATCATCTTTCGGATAGAATCATGGGCTGAACGGAGAACAAAGCTTGTTAAATGGCAGAAAGGATGGACAGGATACCATTCATTTGCTTCACTTACGATCAAGTCGCTTCTGAACCGGTATATTATTGAAACTATTCGAAAGGTCGACTATAAACAGCAGAGAGCGTTTTTGAATAAAAATAGACATTAA
- a CDS encoding ABC transporter ATP-binding protein: MALLETNRLVKRFGKFTALNDINIEVNEGEIYGFIGPNGAGKSTTIKILLGILKATSGEARLFGRDAWKDAVDIHKKIAYVPGDVNLWPNLTGGEILDLFARLRGTADKKRTKELLEKFNLDPSKKSRTYSKGNRQKVALVSAFSSDAELFILDEPTSGLDPLMEIVFQECVLQAKNQGKSVLLSSHILSEVEKLCDRVGIIRQGEIIETGSLAELRHLTRTQLVFQTSNSVPDLEGQKGVHDLKANGGIISLKADAEDLGAILQYVSQFGIIKLESMPPTLEELFMRHYEASPDHGGKKQEGN; the protein is encoded by the coding sequence ATGGCGTTATTAGAAACGAACCGCCTTGTAAAAAGGTTCGGAAAGTTTACAGCCTTGAATGATATTAACATTGAAGTGAATGAAGGGGAAATTTACGGGTTTATAGGACCGAACGGTGCCGGAAAGTCCACCACAATCAAAATATTGCTCGGTATCCTGAAGGCAACCTCAGGAGAAGCAAGGCTGTTTGGAAGGGATGCCTGGAAAGATGCTGTAGATATTCATAAAAAGATTGCCTATGTGCCTGGAGACGTCAATTTATGGCCAAATCTTACAGGGGGAGAGATATTAGACCTTTTTGCAAGGCTCAGGGGAACTGCCGATAAAAAGCGGACAAAGGAATTACTGGAAAAGTTCAACCTGGATCCTTCAAAAAAAAGCAGGACCTATTCAAAAGGAAATCGGCAAAAAGTCGCTCTTGTGTCAGCTTTTTCTTCAGACGCAGAACTGTTTATCCTGGACGAACCAACTTCAGGACTTGACCCATTAATGGAAATCGTCTTCCAGGAATGCGTGCTGCAAGCAAAAAATCAGGGGAAAAGCGTCCTTTTATCCAGCCATATTCTTTCCGAAGTGGAAAAGCTGTGCGACCGGGTCGGCATTATAAGGCAGGGAGAAATCATAGAAACGGGATCGCTTGCCGAGCTCCGCCACCTGACCCGCACACAGTTGGTTTTTCAAACCAGCAATAGTGTTCCGGATCTTGAGGGCCAGAAAGGGGTTCATGACCTTAAGGCCAATGGGGGAATTATTTCACTGAAGGCAGATGCTGAAGATCTCGGTGCGATACTTCAATATGTCAGCCAGTTTGGCATCATAAAGCTGGAGAGCATGCCGCCGACCCTGGAAGAACTCTTCATGCGCCATTATGAAGCATCACCGGATCATGGCGGAAAAAAGCAGGAGGGGAACTGA
- a CDS encoding CsxC family protein produces the protein MSDQKKKKSTSYQHNMNYGCPPKHTPKYPANHQIDGYCKPSNKGETETVDAFTRSFPPRGDFQFFPVIDANVVLAEVLLEADVEAHIELPTPAKEIKSIRKNVHLTQAKVIPSVVRRDLVKVFITGVVHKNIQYVEEYSGYVRDYGVDIKFSTNQQVRIFNPVNNRTSQKSSVHENRFLDKKGHGADKDQFGSYHSEFFNEPIEVKLLGAIINELDLAKDHNLCGSFKKITEKMEVVIFLKLFQKQQFDPRCGFGADEFAADNFDAQPEFQGQYEDGQDFDKPDLNGFGDSYEEDADSGKGADSLRKSLRGQMKEILRNAYNQGSNQ, from the coding sequence ATGTCAGATCAAAAAAAGAAAAAGTCAACTAGCTATCAGCATAATATGAACTATGGATGCCCGCCGAAGCACACGCCGAAATATCCGGCAAACCATCAGATTGATGGATACTGCAAGCCGTCCAACAAAGGGGAAACAGAAACAGTTGATGCCTTTACACGCTCATTCCCGCCGCGCGGAGACTTTCAATTCTTCCCTGTCATTGATGCAAATGTGGTGCTGGCAGAAGTTCTTCTTGAAGCTGATGTAGAGGCGCATATCGAACTGCCGACTCCGGCAAAGGAAATCAAATCCATCCGCAAAAACGTACACCTGACTCAGGCTAAGGTAATTCCTTCTGTTGTCAGAAGAGACCTGGTAAAAGTGTTCATTACCGGCGTAGTCCACAAAAACATTCAGTATGTAGAAGAATACAGCGGATATGTAAGAGATTATGGCGTAGACATCAAGTTCAGCACCAATCAGCAGGTCCGCATCTTCAATCCTGTAAATAACAGAACAAGCCAAAAGTCCAGCGTCCACGAAAACCGCTTCCTGGACAAAAAAGGACATGGTGCAGATAAAGACCAATTCGGTTCCTATCATTCCGAGTTCTTTAATGAGCCAATTGAAGTGAAACTGCTTGGAGCTATTATTAACGAGCTTGATTTGGCTAAAGATCACAATCTGTGCGGCAGCTTTAAGAAAATCACTGAAAAAATGGAAGTTGTTATTTTCTTAAAACTTTTCCAGAAACAGCAGTTTGATCCACGCTGTGGATTTGGGGCAGATGAATTTGCAGCTGATAATTTCGATGCTCAACCAGAATTTCAGGGTCAATATGAGGACGGACAGGACTTTGACAAGCCTGATCTGAACGGATTCGGAGACAGCTACGAAGAGGATGCCGATTCTGGAAAAGGCGCTGACAGCCTCCGCAAATCACTGCGCGGCCAAATGAAGGAAATTCTTCGCAATGCATACAACCAAGGCTCTAATCAGTAA
- a CDS encoding phosphotransferase enzyme family protein encodes MNRISAVESKYKFKISKEEKLTGRVSLLNSEDGMRYILKKTNGHDLEREGELLRILKDKGLPAQQLLFALDGSRSFTHSGKEYSLYNYCKGENFKADEVLISEKAPQLLASSIAAFHAEMKEIELGYPEKELYKTVYGFAVPEVVKSPLARGDSIREIIAAVEPAVRSMSDTLPRQLIHRDAHFYNILFDEGRFSGMIDFEIAEVNHRIFDICYCATSVLCEIFGDEEKREQWVLFSKMLFKYYDETIGLTALEKKYFGEMLLCIQLIFMAYFSRDKELFSLNAEMLVWIYERRCEWQQL; translated from the coding sequence ATGAACAGAATTTCTGCTGTGGAAAGCAAATATAAGTTCAAAATAAGCAAGGAAGAGAAGCTGACTGGCCGTGTTTCGCTTTTAAATTCTGAAGACGGGATGCGTTATATTCTCAAAAAGACGAACGGTCATGATCTGGAGAGAGAAGGGGAGCTGCTCCGGATTTTAAAGGATAAAGGGCTACCCGCCCAGCAGCTGTTATTTGCATTAGATGGGTCTCGATCCTTTACTCATAGCGGCAAGGAATACAGCCTTTACAACTATTGCAAAGGGGAAAACTTCAAGGCTGACGAAGTACTGATATCTGAAAAAGCACCACAGCTGCTGGCATCATCCATTGCGGCTTTTCATGCTGAAATGAAAGAAATCGAACTTGGCTATCCGGAGAAGGAACTTTATAAAACTGTCTATGGTTTTGCTGTCCCTGAGGTGGTGAAAAGCCCATTAGCAAGGGGGGATTCTATCAGAGAGATTATTGCTGCTGTAGAGCCGGCTGTCAGAAGTATGTCTGACACACTTCCCAGGCAGCTGATTCATCGCGATGCACATTTTTATAACATTCTTTTTGATGAAGGCAGGTTTTCAGGCATGATCGATTTTGAAATCGCTGAAGTAAACCACCGAATTTTTGATATTTGCTATTGTGCGACCAGTGTATTATGCGAAATCTTTGGTGATGAAGAAAAAAGGGAACAGTGGGTGCTGTTTTCAAAAATGCTTTTCAAGTACTATGATGAAACAATCGGTCTGACGGCTCTTGAAAAGAAGTATTTTGGGGAGATGCTGCTCTGCATCCAGCTGATCTTTATGGCTTATTTTTCAAGAGATAAGGAATTGTTCAGCTTGAATGCTGAAATGCTTGTCTGGATTTATGAAAGGCGGTGTGAATGGCAGCAGTTATAG
- a CDS encoding ATP-binding protein — protein sequence MITLLKTLLINMTILFSFTFNANLFFPFQVKELLSFKHKLTYGLIGSLGAVFCMLYPIETLGDTHFDFRMIAILIISLYAGPIPGLIVVLVVSLIRMAIGGPFMITGVVVSLLAMLVGLAFRKKYIETSYKLIISSAAFAVYAILYILVIYFNIRFLDLSFYLMYFTAFYITFSSIILIIEKLIKTNKQIEEVVYLDKLTMVGQMAAAIAHEIRNPLTTVRGFIQYLSEKTTDDQVKSFSPLILEELDRTNKIITDYLKIAKPEQFNLTVMNLEKVVRDSVDLLRPLANYIDTSILFEEQGHHFVRGDEHHLKQAIMNVIKNAIESTEKDGQIQITIQPNQLSNTVSLKVIDNGIGMTEEQLKKIGLPFYTTKSKGTGLGSMVTNKIIREMDGRIEYESEVNRGTAVTIILPLQLIPDRTK from the coding sequence TTGATTACTTTGCTAAAAACGCTTTTAATAAACATGACGATATTATTCTCATTCACCTTTAATGCAAATTTATTTTTTCCTTTTCAAGTAAAGGAGCTGCTTTCCTTTAAGCACAAGCTTACTTACGGGCTGATTGGATCTTTGGGAGCAGTCTTTTGCATGCTGTATCCTATTGAGACACTTGGAGACACTCACTTCGATTTCAGGATGATCGCGATACTGATCATTTCTCTCTATGCCGGGCCTATACCAGGCCTGATCGTTGTACTTGTCGTCTCGCTGATCAGAATGGCCATTGGCGGTCCATTTATGATTACCGGTGTTGTGGTATCATTGCTTGCTATGCTGGTCGGGCTCGCTTTCCGGAAGAAATATATTGAAACTTCATATAAATTGATCATAAGCTCTGCAGCATTTGCAGTTTATGCAATCCTATATATCCTGGTCATTTACTTCAATATAAGATTTTTGGATTTATCTTTTTATCTCATGTACTTTACTGCTTTTTATATTACTTTCAGCAGTATTATACTGATTATCGAGAAACTCATTAAGACGAATAAGCAGATAGAAGAGGTTGTGTATCTGGACAAGCTGACGATGGTCGGACAGATGGCTGCTGCCATTGCCCACGAAATCCGGAACCCGCTTACAACAGTCAGGGGATTCATCCAGTATTTGAGCGAAAAGACGACAGATGATCAGGTTAAATCCTTTTCTCCACTCATATTGGAGGAATTGGACAGAACCAATAAGATCATCACTGATTATTTAAAAATCGCCAAGCCGGAACAATTCAATCTGACTGTCATGAATCTCGAAAAAGTCGTCAGGGATAGTGTGGACTTGCTCCGTCCGCTGGCGAATTACATTGATACGTCGATACTTTTTGAGGAACAGGGGCATCATTTTGTCCGCGGTGATGAGCACCATCTGAAGCAGGCCATCATGAATGTAATCAAAAATGCCATAGAATCTACAGAGAAAGACGGGCAGATTCAGATCACCATCCAGCCCAATCAGCTTTCGAACACGGTATCCCTTAAGGTTATTGACAATGGAATCGGCATGACAGAGGAACAGCTGAAAAAGATAGGTCTTCCTTTCTACACAACAAAATCAAAAGGAACGGGGCTTGGCAGCATGGTGACAAATAAGATCATCAGGGAGATGGATGGGAGGATAGAGTATGAAAGTGAAGTGAACAGGGGCACAGCGGTTACGATCATCCTGCCGCTTCAGCTTATTCCTGATAGAACAAAATAA
- a CDS encoding ABC transporter permease: MGKRLFSRTGFLILFLLRRDRVRAAVWVLALAGLTIATASAFTDLYKTGAERQAIAETMKNPAMTAMVGPGFGLENYTAGPMMAHQMLLFTSMAAAIMSILLMARHTRNDEEEGRIELIRSLPVGRMANLTAAVIVLFAVNTVLAMMTGLGLYCLRIESIGLEGSLLYGAAIGAAGILFTGIAALFAQLSDNARGTAGWSFAVLGIAYLIRAVGDVSGGSLSWFSPLGWIVFTEVYVNDYWYPVILTVFAGLLITTAAFYFNLRRDIDAGLFPSRPGKIKASPLLSSPFALAFRLQRTAIIAWAAGLFILGVSYGSVFGDLESFFTENEMLKRMIDPASSISLTEQFMTMLMSVISMITCIPPLIFFLRLKSEERNDRIDILLSKPISRLRLAGSYLCLSLISSVVMQMLAIFGLWGAAVSVMEDPIPFGSMLSAGIVYLPAVWLMAGAAVLLLGYLPRLTGLIWIILGYSFIIVYLGSLLNFPEWLARLSPFGYVPSLPAEELNRGPLFLLIVAAVFASAGFTGYRNRDLG, translated from the coding sequence ATGGGAAAGAGACTATTCAGCAGGACAGGGTTTCTAATCCTTTTTCTGCTCAGGAGGGACAGAGTCAGGGCAGCCGTCTGGGTCTTAGCGCTTGCAGGGCTGACAATTGCGACTGCTTCAGCTTTCACTGATTTATATAAGACCGGTGCTGAACGCCAGGCCATTGCAGAAACAATGAAGAATCCGGCTATGACTGCGATGGTAGGACCTGGCTTTGGGCTGGAAAACTATACTGCCGGCCCGATGATGGCCCATCAGATGCTCCTATTCACAAGCATGGCTGCAGCCATTATGAGCATCCTCCTGATGGCAAGGCATACCCGGAATGATGAAGAAGAGGGAAGGATCGAGCTGATCCGTTCATTGCCTGTTGGCAGAATGGCCAATCTGACAGCTGCTGTCATTGTTTTGTTTGCTGTGAATACAGTTTTGGCCATGATGACTGGTTTAGGTCTTTACTGCCTGCGAATTGAAAGTATCGGTCTGGAAGGTTCACTGCTTTATGGAGCTGCAATCGGTGCAGCAGGCATCCTTTTTACAGGGATAGCTGCTTTGTTCGCCCAGCTTTCAGACAATGCAAGGGGAACAGCCGGCTGGTCCTTTGCTGTTCTTGGCATCGCCTACCTGATACGAGCTGTCGGGGATGTGAGCGGCGGCAGCCTGTCCTGGTTTTCGCCGCTCGGATGGATAGTGTTCACGGAAGTATACGTTAATGACTATTGGTATCCTGTCATCCTCACAGTCTTCGCTGGCCTCCTGATAACTACAGCAGCTTTTTATTTCAATCTTAGACGCGATATTGATGCAGGGCTTTTCCCGTCAAGACCAGGGAAGATAAAGGCCTCCCCGCTGCTGTCCAGCCCCTTTGCACTGGCGTTCCGGCTGCAGCGGACTGCCATTATTGCCTGGGCCGCGGGGTTGTTTATCCTTGGTGTTTCCTACGGATCTGTGTTTGGGGATCTGGAGTCTTTTTTCACGGAAAATGAAATGCTCAAGAGGATGATTGACCCTGCAAGCAGCATATCACTGACAGAACAATTCATGACGATGCTGATGTCCGTCATATCTATGATCACATGCATTCCGCCGCTGATCTTCTTTCTAAGGCTTAAGAGCGAGGAGAGAAACGACAGAATCGATATACTATTGTCAAAACCCATTTCACGGCTGAGACTGGCAGGAAGCTATTTGTGCCTATCACTGATTTCCAGCGTTGTCATGCAAATGCTGGCTATTTTTGGACTTTGGGGGGCGGCTGTGTCCGTTATGGAAGATCCGATTCCATTTGGAAGTATGCTGAGTGCCGGTATTGTTTATTTGCCAGCTGTCTGGCTGATGGCAGGCGCGGCCGTCCTTCTGCTTGGATACCTCCCAAGGCTGACTGGCCTCATATGGATTATACTCGGCTATTCTTTCATTATCGTTTATTTGGGAAGCTTGCTTAACTTTCCCGAGTGGCTTGCGAGGCTGTCGCCATTTGGCTATGTTCCGTCATTGCCTGCAGAAGAATTAAATAGGGGACCTCTGTTTTTGCTGATTGTTGCTGCTGTTTTCGCTTCTGCCGGTTTTACCGGTTATCGAAACAGGGACCTTGGCTGA
- a CDS encoding peptide ABC transporter substrate-binding protein, with protein sequence MKKLSLVSLAILLFALAVLAGCSNGEEGSASGENDVEQVLNANLGGEPYTLDPAFASDTTSFWVIDNLYEGLYRYDKDGNAVEGAASKVDVSEDGKIYTFTIRDGQKWSNGDPLTAKDFEFAWKRVLNPETGAYDPSSFFYIKGAEEYNRENGSVEDVGITAEDDHTLKVELDTPIKFFPKVLMGQGFMPVNQKTVEADENWAAGPETIVTNGAYTLGKWEHNNLLTLKKNSQYWNSKDITIESVNFKMVADANTEYQMYKSGDIDLIKNLAADAIDIEKGGKEFINSPQFSVYTYTFNVNEEPFNNSKIRKAFSLAIDREAITKNISKGGEEPAYGYVGYGVEGPSGKDFRDEKKPYYSFDADEAKELLAEGMKEEGWKELPSVTLKYNSEGNHKKIAEALQEMFKVNLGVEVKLENQEWKTFIDTFKQKNFQAARMGWVGDFLDPYPVLDLYSSGSSSNFTNWSNPEFDKLLDQSLTEQDEAKRFELLHQAESVLMDEMPIIPIYFSSQNAVVKENIKGIRFSPLNNPDFRYAEKVSE encoded by the coding sequence ATGAAAAAATTATCACTGGTATCGCTGGCCATCCTGCTGTTTGCGCTGGCTGTTCTTGCAGGGTGCAGCAATGGTGAAGAAGGATCAGCATCCGGAGAAAATGACGTTGAACAAGTATTGAATGCCAATCTTGGAGGGGAGCCGTATACCCTTGATCCTGCTTTTGCATCTGATACAACTTCCTTCTGGGTGATCGATAACTTATATGAAGGCTTATACCGCTATGATAAAGACGGAAATGCAGTGGAAGGGGCAGCCAGCAAGGTTGATGTTTCAGAAGACGGTAAAATATATACCTTCACAATCAGGGACGGGCAGAAGTGGTCCAATGGAGATCCGCTGACAGCAAAGGATTTTGAGTTTGCATGGAAAAGGGTCCTGAATCCTGAAACAGGCGCCTATGATCCTTCTAGCTTTTTTTACATAAAAGGGGCTGAAGAATATAACAGGGAAAATGGTTCTGTGGAAGATGTAGGAATTACTGCAGAAGACGATCATACCCTGAAGGTGGAGCTGGACACCCCGATCAAGTTCTTTCCGAAAGTACTGATGGGACAGGGCTTCATGCCGGTGAACCAGAAAACAGTCGAAGCAGACGAAAACTGGGCTGCAGGGCCGGAAACCATTGTGACCAATGGCGCTTATACACTCGGCAAATGGGAACATAATAATCTTCTTACTCTGAAAAAGAACAGCCAATACTGGAACAGTAAAGATATTACTATTGAATCCGTAAACTTTAAAATGGTGGCTGATGCCAACACCGAATATCAGATGTATAAATCAGGCGATATTGATTTGATCAAGAATCTTGCCGCCGATGCGATAGATATCGAAAAGGGGGGCAAGGAATTTATCAACTCTCCGCAATTCAGTGTCTATACATATACATTCAATGTAAATGAAGAGCCTTTCAATAACAGTAAAATCCGCAAAGCTTTCAGCCTGGCAATCGACCGTGAAGCTATCACAAAAAACATTTCTAAAGGCGGCGAAGAGCCAGCCTACGGCTATGTGGGCTACGGTGTGGAAGGGCCGTCAGGGAAGGACTTCCGGGATGAGAAGAAACCTTACTACTCTTTTGATGCGGACGAAGCAAAAGAATTGCTTGCAGAAGGAATGAAGGAAGAAGGCTGGAAGGAGCTTCCTTCTGTAACCCTGAAATATAATTCAGAAGGAAACCACAAGAAGATTGCCGAAGCTCTGCAGGAAATGTTCAAGGTGAACCTTGGGGTTGAAGTGAAGCTGGAGAACCAGGAATGGAAAACATTCATAGATACTTTCAAGCAGAAAAACTTCCAGGCGGCGCGCATGGGCTGGGTAGGGGACTTCCTGGATCCGTACCCTGTTCTGGATCTGTACAGCTCAGGCAGTTCCAGCAACTTTACAAACTGGTCCAATCCTGAATTTGACAAGCTGCTTGACCAGTCACTGACAGAGCAGGACGAAGCAAAGCGATTTGAACTGCTGCATCAGGCTGAATCTGTCCTGATGGATGAGATGCCGATCATCCCAATCTACTTTTCTTCTCAGAATGCGGTTGTAAAAGAAAATATTAAGGGAATCCGGTTCAGCCCGCTCAATAATCCGGATTTCAGATATGCTGAAAAGGTTTCTGAATAA
- a CDS encoding DUF3231 family protein: MDQKTPLTSAEIAMLWTTYMNDSMSKCVLGYMITHATEAEIGAALQFAIDLSTSHLQYLEPLFKEEKMAVPNGFGGGDVNPDAPSLFSDTFCLAYINHMAKAGMLAYSGMLAMCARNDIRKFFTEGLAETALLYNMTTNLMLEKGIYIRAPYISYPHETDYVDTKKYLSGLNPFATKRPLNAVEISHLTVNIQTNSIGLQIAAAFAQTARLKEVQEFMLRGKEISQKHVGIFTKILLESNIQAVGSPNIAVYDTTKQVFSDKLMMFHMSLLSATGSGNYATAGVASQRTDVAASYQRLAVEIALYAKSGADIMIKHGWLEQPPGTTDRDALAKKGTP; this comes from the coding sequence ATGGACCAGAAAACCCCCCTTACATCGGCAGAAATCGCGATGCTCTGGACTACTTATATGAATGACAGCATGTCAAAATGTGTTCTTGGCTATATGATTACCCATGCAACAGAAGCTGAAATTGGCGCTGCCCTCCAATTTGCCATTGATCTTTCGACCAGCCACCTGCAATACCTGGAACCCCTTTTCAAAGAAGAAAAAATGGCTGTTCCGAATGGCTTCGGCGGAGGCGATGTCAATCCTGATGCTCCTAGTCTGTTTTCAGACACCTTCTGCCTGGCATATATCAACCATATGGCAAAAGCGGGAATGCTTGCTTACAGCGGCATGCTTGCTATGTGCGCCAGAAATGATATAAGGAAATTCTTTACCGAAGGATTGGCAGAAACAGCCTTGCTCTACAATATGACTACAAACCTGATGCTTGAAAAAGGGATTTACATAAGAGCTCCCTACATCTCGTATCCGCATGAAACGGATTATGTGGATACAAAGAAATATTTAAGCGGCCTGAACCCCTTTGCGACTAAAAGACCTTTGAATGCGGTGGAAATTTCTCATCTGACCGTGAATATACAGACAAATTCCATCGGGCTGCAGATTGCCGCAGCTTTTGCACAAACAGCTCGGCTGAAAGAAGTACAGGAATTTATGCTGAGAGGAAAAGAAATTTCCCAAAAGCATGTTGGCATTTTTACGAAGATTCTGCTGGAAAGCAATATACAGGCTGTAGGTTCACCTAATATAGCCGTATACGATACAACTAAGCAGGTATTTTCCGATAAGCTGATGATGTTTCATATGTCTTTGTTAAGTGCAACCGGGTCCGGAAATTATGCTACAGCAGGCGTTGCAAGCCAGCGTACTGATGTAGCAGCCAGCTATCAGCGGCTAGCCGTTGAGATTGCCCTGTATGCTAAAAGCGGAGCAGACATTATGATCAAGCACGGCTGGCTGGAGCAGCCTCCCGGAACGACAGACCGTGATGCATTGGCTAAAAAAGGAACACCCTGA